A genomic window from Flavobacterium hankyongi includes:
- a CDS encoding GLPGLI family protein — translation MKKIIFTVSTILISAFTFAQDFQGMAVYESKTSTADFKSRMEENKDITPEMKKMIEERMKSVFEKTFFLNFDKSASIYKEEEKLEAPGTQGGGFRMMGSMMGGGGTHYKNIKEKTFAIDKEMMGKEFLIQDTLPNLKWKLSQETKQIGDYLCFKATTTQKATKSDFRNFRMRKSEENKEKKPTTDIMKEGELPKEIEVVAWYTPEIPVSTGPENYQGLPGLILEVNAGKTTILCSKVVMNVKDKKEIKAPSKGKVVTQKEYDEIVTKKMEEFREMNQGRGANGGMQIRIGG, via the coding sequence ATGAAAAAAATAATTTTCACAGTATCAACCATATTAATTTCAGCTTTTACTTTTGCACAAGATTTTCAAGGAATGGCTGTTTATGAATCTAAAACCAGTACTGCCGATTTTAAAAGCAGAATGGAGGAGAATAAAGACATAACTCCTGAGATGAAGAAAATGATAGAGGAAAGAATGAAAAGTGTTTTCGAAAAAACATTCTTCCTTAACTTCGATAAATCAGCTTCAATATATAAAGAAGAAGAAAAACTAGAAGCTCCAGGAACTCAAGGAGGCGGATTTCGCATGATGGGCTCTATGATGGGAGGTGGAGGTACTCATTATAAAAACATTAAGGAAAAAACTTTTGCTATCGATAAAGAAATGATGGGTAAAGAGTTTTTAATTCAGGACACATTACCAAACTTGAAGTGGAAGTTGAGTCAGGAAACGAAGCAAATTGGAGATTATTTATGTTTCAAAGCAACTACTACTCAAAAGGCTACTAAATCTGATTTTAGAAATTTTAGAATGAGAAAGTCTGAAGAAAACAAAGAGAAAAAACCAACTACAGATATAATGAAAGAAGGCGAATTGCCTAAAGAAATTGAGGTTGTAGCTTGGTATACTCCTGAAATTCCAGTGAGTACAGGTCCTGAGAATTATCAAGGATTACCAGGTCTTATTTTAGAAGTAAATGCTGGTAAAACAACAATTCTTTGTTCAAAAGTAGTAATGAATGTTAAGGACAAAAAGGAAATTAAAGCGCCATCTAAAGGAAAAGTAGTTACTCAAAAAGAATATGACGAAATTGTTACCAAAAAAATGGAAGAATTCAGAGAAATGAATCAAGGAAGAGGTGCTAATGGTGGTATGCAAATAAGAATCGGCGGTTAA
- the thrA gene encoding bifunctional aspartate kinase/homoserine dehydrogenase I has protein sequence MKILKFGGKSLSNEKGINQVIDIIAKRYFDGEKIAVVVSARGNATDELLEILQLAQSGKPYERQFEQFVKYQTHDVEESLFYQEYETLAKLFEGVKLLGDYSDKIKDQIIAFGEILSAKYVTQILTSKGLKAKYVDTRGLIKTDANFGNAQPIDTISKKNVLKFFDNEDEIHVVTGFIASTVTGETTTLGRNGSNYTASLLANYLDAEEFQNFTHVDGIYTANPELVADAKKIEKLSFNEANELANFGTNILHAKTIIPLVEKNIPLRILNTFNPENAGTLITSEQTDEGIKSLSVLNNVSLINLEGRGLLGKTGVDARIFRVMADNNISVSIISQGSSERGIGIVVNTDKASEALIGLEKEFENDFYTRDVNKITVDDNISVISIIGQDLSTFHKPYTALIRNKVVPILFNNTTTGRNISLVIKKEDLNRALNVIHGEIFGVTKKINIAVFGHGVVGGTLINQILTSAKKIEEKKDIKLNLFAIANSKKVLLKKDGNSENWREEISEKGIKYSITDVVNFAKENHLENLIAIDNTASKEFAQNYFELIENSFDLVSSNKVANTLSYEFYKKLRNTLDKNQKTYLYETNVGAGLPLIDTIKLLHLSGENITRIKGVFSGSLSFLFNYFSNEDKKFSEVLKEAISNGYTEPDPREDLCGNDVARKLLILARELDLKNEFDEISIENLIPESLRSLSTSEFLINLQELDDHYNKIKLSQRKGNVLRYIGELSGDLQQDKGILEVKLVSVPESSALGQLRGSDSIFEIYTESYGERPIVIQGAGAGASVTARGVFGDILRIADKG, from the coding sequence ATGAAAATTTTAAAATTTGGAGGTAAATCTCTATCAAACGAAAAAGGAATAAATCAGGTAATAGACATTATTGCCAAACGATATTTTGATGGCGAAAAAATTGCTGTGGTAGTATCTGCAAGAGGCAATGCAACAGATGAATTATTAGAAATTCTTCAGTTGGCACAAAGCGGAAAGCCTTACGAACGCCAATTTGAACAATTTGTAAAATATCAAACGCACGATGTAGAAGAATCTCTTTTTTATCAAGAGTATGAAACATTGGCAAAATTGTTTGAAGGCGTTAAATTACTTGGCGATTATAGTGATAAAATAAAAGATCAAATTATTGCCTTCGGAGAAATTTTATCGGCCAAGTATGTTACTCAAATTTTAACTTCAAAGGGACTTAAGGCAAAATACGTAGACACTAGAGGGCTTATTAAAACAGATGCAAACTTTGGAAATGCGCAGCCTATCGATACGATTTCTAAAAAGAATGTTCTTAAGTTTTTTGATAATGAAGATGAAATTCACGTAGTAACTGGTTTTATTGCTTCAACAGTTACTGGCGAAACAACGACACTTGGTCGAAACGGAAGTAATTACACAGCATCATTATTGGCTAATTATCTTGATGCCGAAGAATTTCAAAACTTCACTCATGTAGACGGAATTTACACAGCAAACCCAGAATTAGTTGCTGATGCTAAAAAAATTGAAAAGCTATCTTTTAATGAAGCAAACGAGTTGGCAAATTTTGGAACCAATATTCTACACGCCAAAACAATAATTCCACTCGTAGAAAAAAACATTCCCCTTCGTATTCTAAATACTTTCAATCCTGAAAATGCAGGGACGCTCATTACTTCAGAGCAAACAGACGAAGGAATAAAATCACTTTCAGTTTTAAATAATGTATCACTTATCAATCTTGAAGGCAGAGGCCTTTTAGGGAAAACAGGTGTTGATGCCAGAATTTTTAGAGTAATGGCAGATAATAACATTAGTGTTAGTATTATTTCACAAGGTTCTTCAGAACGCGGAATAGGTATTGTTGTCAACACAGATAAAGCTTCGGAAGCATTAATTGGACTGGAAAAAGAGTTTGAAAATGATTTCTATACTCGCGATGTCAATAAAATAACGGTTGATGATAATATTTCGGTAATATCAATCATAGGACAGGATCTAAGTACTTTCCATAAGCCTTATACAGCTTTAATAAGAAATAAAGTGGTTCCAATTTTGTTTAATAATACTACTACGGGTAGAAATATAAGTTTAGTAATCAAAAAGGAAGATTTAAACAGAGCTTTAAATGTGATTCATGGAGAAATATTTGGAGTAACAAAAAAAATCAACATTGCTGTTTTTGGACACGGAGTTGTAGGCGGAACATTAATAAACCAAATACTTACTTCTGCTAAGAAAATAGAAGAGAAGAAAGACATAAAATTAAATCTTTTTGCCATTGCTAATTCTAAAAAAGTATTGCTTAAAAAAGATGGAAATTCTGAAAACTGGCGTGAAGAGATTTCTGAAAAAGGGATAAAATATTCTATTACTGATGTGGTAAATTTTGCCAAAGAAAATCATTTGGAAAACCTAATAGCTATAGATAACACAGCGAGTAAAGAATTTGCACAAAACTATTTTGAATTAATAGAAAACAGTTTTGATTTAGTTTCATCAAATAAAGTGGCGAATACGCTTAGCTACGAGTTTTATAAAAAACTTAGAAATACACTCGACAAAAACCAAAAAACATATTTGTACGAAACCAACGTTGGCGCAGGATTACCACTTATTGATACTATCAAGTTATTACATCTTTCTGGTGAAAACATAACCAGAATAAAAGGTGTTTTTTCAGGTTCATTAAGTTTTTTGTTTAATTATTTTTCAAACGAAGATAAAAAGTTTAGTGAAGTGCTAAAAGAAGCTATAAGTAATGGTTATACCGAACCAGATCCTCGCGAAGATTTATGCGGAAACGATGTGGCTAGAAAACTTTTAATCTTAGCACGTGAGTTAGATTTAAAAAATGAGTTTGATGAAATTTCTATAGAAAACCTTATTCCTGAATCGTTAAGAAGCCTTTCTACATCTGAGTTTTTAATTAATCTACAAGAGCTTGATGATCATTATAATAAAATCAAGCTTAGTCAACGTAAAGGAAATGTGCTTCGTTATATAGGAGAACTTTCTGGTGATCTACAACAAGACAAAGGGATTTTGGAAGTTAAATTGGTTTCTGTTCCAGAAAGTTCTGCTTTAGGACAGTTGAGAGGTTCCGACTCAATTTTTGAAATCTACACAGAATCGTATGGAGAAAGACCAATTGTTATTCAAGGTGCAGGAGCAGGAGCTTCGGTAACGGCAAGAGGTGTTTTTGGAGACATATTACGAATTGCAGATAAAGGATAA
- the metK gene encoding methionine adenosyltransferase → MAYLFTSESVSEGHPDKVADQISDALIDNFLAFDPESKVACETLVTTGQVVLAGEVKSKTYLDVQSIAREVIKKIGYTKSEYMFEANSCGVLSAIHEQSQDINQGVDRASKEEQGAGDQGMMFGYATNETADYMPLALDLSHKLLQELAALRRENSVITYLRPDAKSQVTLEYDNNNKPVRIDAIVISTQHDDFGPEAEMLAKIKKDIIEILIPRIIAKYPQYAHLFNDKIQYHINPTGKFVIGGPHGDTGLTGRKIIVDTYGGKGAHGGGAFSGKDPSKVDRSAAYATRHIAKNLVAAGVAEEILVQVSYAIGVAKPMGIYINTYGTSKLNLTDGEIAKKVEEIFDMRPYFIEQRLKLRNPIYSETAAYGHMGRKPETVTKTFKSPNGNEKTVTVELFTWEKLDYVDQVKAAFNL, encoded by the coding sequence ATGGCATATTTATTTACGTCAGAATCTGTAAGTGAAGGACATCCAGACAAAGTGGCTGATCAAATTTCTGATGCATTAATTGATAACTTTTTAGCATTCGATCCAGAGTCTAAAGTAGCTTGTGAAACTTTAGTTACTACTGGTCAGGTGGTTTTAGCCGGAGAGGTTAAATCTAAAACATACCTTGATGTGCAAAGCATTGCTCGTGAAGTAATTAAAAAAATTGGTTACACTAAGAGCGAATATATGTTTGAGGCAAATTCATGTGGTGTTTTATCTGCAATTCACGAACAATCTCAAGATATTAATCAAGGAGTTGACAGAGCTAGTAAAGAAGAACAAGGAGCTGGTGACCAAGGAATGATGTTTGGTTATGCAACTAATGAGACTGCAGACTATATGCCTCTAGCTTTGGATTTATCTCATAAATTGTTACAAGAATTAGCAGCTTTAAGAAGAGAAAATTCGGTAATCACATACTTACGCCCTGATGCAAAATCACAGGTAACTTTAGAATACGATAACAACAACAAACCAGTTCGTATCGATGCTATTGTAATTTCGACTCAACATGACGATTTTGGTCCTGAAGCAGAAATGTTAGCTAAAATTAAAAAAGATATTATTGAGATATTAATTCCTAGAATTATTGCTAAATACCCTCAGTACGCGCATTTATTTAACGATAAAATTCAGTACCACATCAACCCAACAGGAAAATTCGTAATTGGAGGACCTCACGGAGATACAGGTTTAACAGGAAGAAAAATTATTGTTGATACATATGGTGGAAAAGGAGCACACGGAGGTGGAGCTTTCTCAGGAAAAGATCCTTCAAAAGTTGACCGCTCTGCTGCGTATGCAACACGTCATATCGCTAAAAATTTAGTGGCTGCTGGTGTAGCTGAGGAAATTTTAGTTCAGGTTTCATATGCTATTGGAGTGGCTAAACCAATGGGAATTTACATTAATACATACGGGACTTCTAAACTTAATTTGACTGATGGCGAAATCGCTAAAAAAGTAGAAGAGATTTTTGACATGAGACCTTATTTCATTGAACAAAGATTAAAATTAAGAAACCCAATTTATAGCGAAACAGCTGCTTACGGGCATATGGGACGTAAACCAGAAACAGTTACAAAAACTTTTAAATCTCCAAATGGAAATGAAAAAACAGTTACGGTAGAATTGTTTACTTGGGAAAAATTAGACTATGTTGATCAAGTAAAAGCAGCTTTTAACTTGTAA
- a CDS encoding alpha/beta fold hydrolase yields the protein MEELYKIEIKDFKLKIDRTIDVVLTYQIFGKQLGKAPIVLVNHALTGNSNVAGDNGWWKDLISEGGTIDIQKFTIIAFNIPGNGFENEEGLTENYKEFGTKDIALIFWKGLEELKIDKLFAVIGGSLGGGIAWEMLFLKPNSIDNLIPIATSWKSSDWLIANVLVQDAILNNSDNPIHDARLHAMLLYRTPESLQEKFKNEKNKENDLYKVESWLLHHGNKLSQRFTLSAYKLMNHLLKTIGENYDEQYILNTIKHTTTSIHLVAVNTDYFFTTNETKNVFTKLKQHNTIEVQFYEIQSIHGHDAFLIEYKQLNKFLAPIFNY from the coding sequence TTGGAAGAATTATATAAAATAGAGATTAAAGATTTTAAACTAAAAATTGATAGAACAATAGATGTTGTTCTTACCTATCAAATTTTTGGAAAACAACTAGGTAAGGCACCAATAGTTTTAGTAAATCATGCTTTGACAGGAAATTCGAATGTGGCTGGCGATAACGGTTGGTGGAAAGATTTAATCAGTGAAGGAGGAACAATCGACATACAAAAATTTACAATTATAGCTTTTAATATTCCTGGCAATGGATTTGAAAATGAAGAAGGACTAACTGAAAACTATAAAGAATTTGGAACAAAAGATATTGCTTTAATTTTTTGGAAAGGTTTAGAAGAACTAAAAATTGACAAGCTTTTTGCAGTAATAGGTGGGAGCTTAGGAGGGGGAATTGCTTGGGAAATGCTTTTTTTAAAACCAAATAGTATTGATAATCTAATTCCCATTGCAACAAGTTGGAAGTCTTCAGATTGGTTGATTGCAAATGTTTTAGTTCAGGATGCAATTTTAAATAATTCGGATAATCCAATACATGATGCAAGATTACATGCCATGCTTTTGTATAGAACGCCAGAGTCTTTGCAAGAAAAATTTAAAAACGAGAAAAACAAAGAAAATGATTTGTATAAAGTCGAAAGCTGGTTATTACATCACGGCAATAAATTGTCACAAAGATTTACACTTTCAGCCTATAAACTAATGAATCATTTATTAAAAACAATAGGAGAGAACTATGATGAACAATATATACTAAACACAATTAAACACACAACAACTAGTATTCACTTAGTGGCTGTAAATACTGATTACTTTTTTACAACCAATGAGACTAAAAATGTTTTTACTAAGCTTAAACAACACAACACAATAGAAGTTCAGTTTTATGAAATTCAATCAATACACGGACATGATGCATTTTTGATTGAATACAAACAACTAAACAAATTTTTAGCACCCATTTTTAATTACTAA
- a CDS encoding GLPGLI family protein, which translates to MKKIFIATMLLLTLISAFSQNGSGQATYQVMTSYKDSFAHFQNDPKMDPKMKAFIEERFKKEATKTFTLSFDRNASLYKEEEKVDLNNTNENGGSWSPYGITISLHKSVKDKIINTQKDLMTKIFVVKDTLQKYNWKLLAETKQIGEYTCHKATAIIPVSKEEKEEYEQEKADAQKRNTSFLTIKEPQPKEITAWYSSEIPVNNGPEEFWGLPGLILELNTSEKNFLCSKVIMNPKDKNKIEVPKGQQISKTDYDLIVQKKLREIESTNFTK; encoded by the coding sequence ATGAAAAAAATATTTATTGCAACTATGTTGTTGTTAACTCTTATTTCTGCTTTTTCTCAAAATGGATCAGGACAGGCTACTTATCAAGTAATGACGAGTTATAAAGATAGCTTTGCTCATTTTCAGAATGATCCAAAAATGGATCCAAAAATGAAAGCATTTATTGAGGAGCGTTTTAAAAAAGAAGCAACTAAAACATTTACCTTATCTTTTGATAGAAATGCATCACTATACAAGGAAGAGGAAAAAGTAGATTTAAACAACACTAATGAAAATGGAGGTTCTTGGTCGCCTTATGGTATAACAATCTCTTTACATAAAAGTGTAAAAGATAAAATCATAAATACCCAAAAAGATTTAATGACTAAAATATTTGTCGTAAAAGATACACTGCAAAAATACAATTGGAAATTGTTAGCAGAAACAAAACAAATAGGTGAATATACTTGCCACAAAGCTACAGCAATTATACCGGTAAGTAAGGAAGAGAAAGAAGAATACGAACAGGAAAAGGCTGATGCACAAAAAAGAAATACTTCATTTCTTACTATCAAGGAGCCGCAGCCAAAAGAAATAACAGCTTGGTATTCATCTGAAATTCCTGTAAATAACGGTCCTGAAGAATTCTGGGGGCTTCCTGGCTTAATTTTAGAGCTTAATACAAGTGAGAAGAATTTTTTGTGTTCCAAAGTTATAATGAATCCCAAAGATAAAAACAAAATTGAAGTTCCTAAAGGACAACAAATTAGTAAAACTGACTACGATTTAATTGTTCAAAAAAAACTTAGAGAAATAGAGTCTACAAATTTCACAAAATAG
- a CDS encoding TonB-dependent receptor, which translates to MKNITLLLLFVTTFSFAQNVKFDGIVKDTTGIALEMANVMAVNQQTKAVDSYSITNDKGKFQLFLNPNSTYNVRFTFLGLKTKNITITTGTENINKNITLTSDATELATVEVVREMPVSVKGDTIIYNADSFKNGTERKLEDVLKKLPGVEVNKDGEIEVEGKKVQKVMVEGKDFFDGDTKIATKNIPADALDKIQVLRNYNEVTNLKGLENNEENVAINIKLKEGKKNFWFGDVTAGIGVGHKEDRYIINPKLFYYNPKYSINVVGNLNNIGELPLTMQDYFKFTGGFKNMMRKGGTNFNVSSNDLGILGLRNNKAKEIDTKFGAANFSYNPSKTWTLSGFGIFSSNKSQIETNSITTGLPNNLSETRKDLATQQTNLGLFKLSSSYVPSTKLHFDYDALLKLSDQKESTSVFSNLLNDIYTDKKQQPLSFNQNLNYYYTLNEKNVFAFETQHLYQAEDPFYNANLDQVPIFANLLTGYNIFQDRNNITQNRFVKTNKLDAKVDYYYMLTPKSNLNVTIGNTYSYQNFDSSIFQILDNQSQNNLTDAKNNNDVNYSFNDVFLGLHYKFLTGKFTFNPGFSVHNYQTNDEQLNFSNKNSFNRILPDFYALWQLKKSETLTYNFSLANNFTDISKLAQGYVFSNYNSLFSGNRYLENSLSQVHSLRYFKYNMFNFENIFANITYTKQVEAIKNRALLIGPNRVSSAVNINSNFADQTLSGMANYGRSFLRYYKASFGLSLNWSEFNNIRVAQDDSESIQMTKSFAQNYNLRFSTNFKEAPNLELAYSYSINDNFSDVFYIDSPSVKLEYFFWDAFSFTSEYSYFNNRNKSNTSKNQYDFLTANIMYQKKDSKWEWKLSGTNLLNTTSLNDSSFDQLGGQSSFSAYSVQPRYIILSLKYAL; encoded by the coding sequence ATGAAAAACATTACCTTATTACTATTATTCGTTACAACATTTTCATTTGCTCAGAATGTAAAATTTGATGGAATTGTAAAAGATACTACTGGAATTGCGCTCGAAATGGCAAATGTTATGGCTGTGAATCAGCAAACAAAAGCTGTTGATTCGTATTCAATTACTAATGATAAAGGAAAGTTCCAACTTTTCTTAAATCCAAATTCTACATATAATGTTAGGTTTACTTTCTTAGGATTAAAAACTAAGAACATTACTATTACTACTGGAACTGAAAACATAAACAAAAATATTACGTTAACTAGCGATGCTACAGAATTGGCAACTGTTGAGGTGGTAAGAGAAATGCCTGTTTCTGTCAAAGGAGATACTATTATTTATAATGCCGATTCTTTTAAAAATGGTACCGAAAGAAAACTTGAAGATGTACTTAAAAAACTCCCAGGGGTAGAAGTGAACAAAGATGGCGAAATTGAAGTTGAAGGAAAAAAGGTCCAAAAAGTAATGGTTGAAGGAAAAGATTTCTTTGATGGTGATACAAAAATTGCAACAAAAAATATTCCTGCCGATGCTTTAGATAAAATTCAAGTGCTTCGAAACTACAACGAAGTTACTAACTTGAAAGGACTTGAAAACAATGAAGAAAACGTTGCTATAAACATTAAACTTAAAGAAGGGAAAAAAAACTTCTGGTTTGGAGATGTAACAGCGGGAATAGGTGTTGGCCATAAAGAAGATAGATATATAATCAATCCAAAACTATTTTATTACAATCCTAAGTATAGCATTAATGTGGTTGGGAATTTGAATAATATTGGAGAGCTTCCTCTCACCATGCAGGACTATTTTAAATTCACAGGCGGATTTAAAAACATGATGCGAAAAGGGGGAACAAATTTTAATGTTTCTTCCAACGATTTAGGAATTCTTGGATTACGAAACAATAAAGCCAAAGAAATTGATACAAAATTTGGCGCTGCAAATTTTAGCTATAACCCTTCAAAGACTTGGACTTTAAGTGGTTTTGGAATATTTTCTTCAAATAAATCACAAATAGAGACAAATTCAATTACTACTGGATTGCCTAATAATTTGTCTGAAACAAGAAAAGATTTAGCAACTCAACAAACCAATTTAGGATTGTTTAAATTGAGTTCAAGTTATGTTCCTTCAACAAAATTACATTTTGATTATGACGCTTTATTGAAGTTGTCTGATCAAAAAGAAAGTACTTCAGTTTTTTCAAATCTTTTAAATGATATTTATACAGATAAAAAGCAACAACCATTATCATTTAATCAAAACCTCAATTATTATTACACATTAAATGAGAAGAATGTATTTGCTTTTGAAACACAACATTTATATCAAGCAGAAGACCCTTTTTATAATGCAAATTTGGATCAAGTGCCAATTTTCGCCAACCTTTTGACTGGATATAATATTTTTCAAGATAGAAACAATATCACGCAAAATAGATTTGTTAAAACCAATAAACTAGATGCAAAAGTAGATTATTATTATATGCTTACGCCAAAGAGTAATCTGAACGTTACAATTGGTAATACATATTCATATCAAAATTTTGACTCAAGTATTTTCCAAATTTTAGACAATCAATCACAAAATAATTTAACTGATGCTAAAAATAACAATGATGTAAATTATAGTTTTAATGATGTTTTTTTAGGATTACATTATAAGTTTTTAACTGGCAAGTTTACTTTTAATCCCGGTTTTTCGGTTCATAATTATCAAACAAATGATGAGCAATTAAATTTTTCAAATAAAAATTCATTTAATAGAATCTTGCCTGATTTTTATGCTCTATGGCAATTAAAAAAATCAGAAACATTAACCTATAATTTCTCTTTAGCTAATAATTTTACCGATATAAGCAAATTGGCTCAAGGATATGTTTTTTCAAATTATAACAGTCTTTTTAGTGGAAACAGGTATCTTGAAAACTCATTGTCACAAGTACATTCTTTAAGATACTTTAAGTACAACATGTTTAATTTCGAGAATATTTTTGCAAACATAACTTACACTAAACAGGTTGAGGCTATTAAAAACAGAGCTTTACTTATTGGTCCAAATAGAGTTTCTTCAGCAGTAAATATCAATTCTAATTTTGCAGATCAAACACTTTCTGGTATGGCTAACTATGGAAGATCATTTTTAAGATACTACAAAGCTTCGTTTGGTTTAAGTTTAAATTGGAGCGAATTCAATAATATTAGAGTAGCACAGGATGATTCTGAATCTATTCAAATGACTAAATCTTTTGCTCAGAATTATAATCTAAGATTTTCGACTAATTTTAAAGAAGCGCCTAATTTAGAGTTAGCGTATAGCTATTCGATTAATGACAATTTTAGTGATGTTTTTTATATAGATAGTCCATCGGTGAAGTTAGAATATTTTTTCTGGGATGCTTTTTCTTTTACTTCAGAGTATAGTTACTTCAATAATAGAAATAAATCAAATACATCTAAAAACCAATATGATTTCTTAACTGCAAACATAATGTATCAAAAGAAAGATAGTAAATGGGAATGGAAACTATCTGGGACCAATTTGCTTAATACTACATCTTTAAATGACAGTAGTTTTGACCAGTTGGGAGGTCAAAGTAGTTTTTCGGCCTATTCAGTACAACCTCGATATATAATACTTAGTTTAAAATACGCATTGTAA
- a CDS encoding OsmC family protein yields the protein MSNKVISISGYSGNGNQFLVKSSQISLGISNSVADEQDKIPSPAEYLLAGFAGSINAVGKLVAIELGVELKSLEVQVSGELETKRAEGLKTRSRAGFRKIEVLIKPTSDAPIDILKQWMDKVKERCPLRDNLINETPVSLTLLKEFNAA from the coding sequence ATGAGCAATAAAGTAATAAGCATATCAGGATATTCAGGAAACGGAAACCAATTTTTGGTGAAATCATCACAAATTAGTTTGGGTATAAGTAATTCAGTTGCTGATGAGCAAGATAAAATTCCTTCACCAGCAGAATACCTTTTGGCAGGATTTGCAGGAAGTATTAATGCGGTTGGGAAGTTGGTTGCTATTGAATTGGGAGTTGAATTGAAATCGCTTGAAGTTCAGGTTTCTGGTGAGCTAGAAACAAAAAGAGCAGAAGGATTAAAAACTCGTTCAAGAGCAGGCTTTAGAAAAATCGAAGTATTGATTAAACCAACTTCTGATGCTCCAATTGATATTTTGAAACAATGGATGGATAAGGTAAAGGAGAGATGTCCTCTAAGAGATAATTTAATTAATGAAACACCAGTTTCGCTGACATTATTGAAAGAATTTAATGCAGCGTAA
- a CDS encoding porin family protein, which translates to MKKLMLCMVAIAALSSQSIFAQDVPSGKGIYFKVNGGYNFAISNSQHSLYETPIVIASSTPFWNITETTGDDQYEVIDVNLGKGLNFGGTFGYMFNDRFGAELTVDYLMGSKTEAKHRETSGEETIQKLYSKMIQIKPTFVLSGGYSKVNPYAKFGAIIGSGKIFEEYTNTGGGSTYEAKAEAKGGIAFGFHAGIGINFGLTSNLSLFGELNMNNLSYAPEKGKLTKFIENGVDQMSTLDVNEREYQYSDNPNLNSSNPNQPSQGPKTSYNFGTLGINIGLKYSL; encoded by the coding sequence ATGAAAAAGTTAATGTTATGCATGGTAGCGATTGCAGCTTTGTCTTCTCAAAGCATTTTCGCCCAAGATGTGCCATCTGGAAAAGGAATCTACTTTAAAGTTAATGGCGGTTATAATTTTGCTATTAGCAATTCGCAACACAGTCTTTATGAAACACCTATTGTTATTGCCTCATCAACTCCATTTTGGAATATCACCGAAACTACTGGAGATGATCAATATGAAGTTATAGATGTAAACTTGGGCAAAGGGCTAAATTTTGGAGGAACATTTGGCTATATGTTTAACGATCGTTTTGGTGCAGAGTTAACTGTCGATTATTTAATGGGAAGTAAGACTGAGGCAAAACATAGAGAAACTAGTGGAGAAGAAACAATTCAAAAGCTTTACTCTAAAATGATTCAAATTAAACCAACATTTGTTTTATCAGGCGGATATTCAAAAGTTAATCCATATGCCAAATTTGGAGCCATAATAGGTTCAGGAAAAATATTTGAAGAGTACACTAATACTGGAGGTGGTAGCACATATGAGGCAAAAGCTGAAGCTAAAGGAGGTATTGCTTTTGGGTTTCATGCAGGAATTGGTATTAATTTTGGATTAACTTCTAATCTTTCACTTTTCGGGGAATTAAATATGAACAACTTATCTTACGCTCCTGAAAAAGGTAAATTAACTAAATTCATTGAAAATGGGGTTGACCAAATGTCAACTTTAGACGTAAATGAAAGAGAATATCAATACTCTGACAATCCAAATTTAAACTCATCAAACCCTAATCAACCATCTCAAGGACCAAAAACTTCTTACAATTTTGGAACATTAGGAATAAACATTGGTCTAAAGTACAGCTTATAA
- a CDS encoding OsmC family protein — MKITLKRIDQDYHFELQNERGHKVYLDNKKEFGGNDLAPSPMELLLMGVAGCSAIDVISILKKQRQNITSYYTEVEGERVQIDEAKPFKKIVVTIYLEGDIDEQKAQKAAQLSFEKYCSVSKTLEPTATIDYQVKVNAQRA, encoded by the coding sequence ATGAAAATTACATTAAAAAGAATAGATCAGGATTATCATTTTGAATTGCAAAATGAACGCGGTCATAAGGTGTATTTGGACAACAAAAAAGAATTCGGCGGTAACGATTTAGCGCCAAGTCCAATGGAATTATTGTTAATGGGCGTAGCAGGTTGCAGCGCTATCGATGTCATTTCAATACTAAAAAAGCAAAGACAAAATATTACAAGTTATTATACAGAAGTAGAGGGCGAAAGAGTTCAAATTGATGAGGCTAAGCCATTCAAAAAAATTGTAGTAACTATTTATTTAGAAGGAGATATAGATGAACAAAAAGCTCAAAAAGCAGCACAATTATCTTTCGAAAAATATTGTTCTGTTTCTAAAACATTAGAACCAACAGCAACAATCGATTATCAAGTTAAAGTAAATGCTCAAAGAGCATAA